In the genome of Candidatus Pristimantibacillus lignocellulolyticus, the window ATTTTGAAGGATATAGTTGCTTGTTCGTTCAACAATCATATTATTCTGAGCAGCAATTTCATCGTTAGTTGGTTCTTCTTCTGTATAGATCCCCCACTTGAAGTCACCGTAATAGAAGACATAATGGTCTTTGAACTCTCGGCTCCATTGTATCGCTTTGCTTGCCTGTCTATGGACCTCCCCAAGAAAATCAGAGCCCTTCAAAATCTGACTGATGCCGATTACGCATTGGAACCCAAGATATTTATTGATATTAAAATGAAGGCTGCGAGCAATCATCTCTAGCTGATTGACTTTATCAATACTGGAATCACCATATCGTTCTTCATTCCATTGCATCACAATACATATTTCATGTTCAGGCGAGTAGAAAGACTGATAATCCCATTCCATATCTAGCAATTCATTCACTATGTTCAGAACAGCATATTTCAGCAATAAACCATCCTTCTCAGAGATATCTCGTCCACCTAACTCAAGATTGAGCTTAATTTTTAAGACAGCATAATAAGGTCCATTAACATCAATACCATGTAGCTGACTAAGCTCAGAAATAATCTTACTGCGATCTTCAGTATCCTTTAGAAGAAGTCGATTGAGCAGCATCGTACTTCCAGGTAGCTGCTCTTGCATATGAAATTTCTCCTTCAATTCTGATATCATTTCCTCCGTATCACGAACGGACTTATCGATGTGTAACAATACATGGCGAACCGAGCTTAGAAATTGCTCATTATTTAATGGCTTTATCAAATAATCTTTAGCCCCTAATCTAATGGCAAGCTGAGCATATTGGAATGTTTCATATGCAGATATTACGATGACTTGCACCCAGGGCTTAATAATCCTTGCTTGTTGCATAAGTTCGATGCCGCTCATAGAACCCATCTGGATATCCGTTACGAGCAAATCTATGTTTTCTGTACGCAAGTAATCAAGTGCCTCATAACCACTGTGCGCAATATAAATGTTTTTGATACTAATGCCCGTTGAAGCAAGTAATCCTGATAAACCTTCACAAATAAGCGGTTCATCATCGACAATTAAAATGTTATACATATTCCTCAACCTTTCTTACTTTTGTCTAGCATCTATTAAACTATCGCTCTTCATAGGTTGCAGGTAATACAAGAATAGCAGTCGTACCATCTTTTTCTCTTCTATGATAGCTAAGTCCGAATTTATTGCCGAAATGAAGCTGAAATCTTTGATGAATATTTCGAATACCATAGCCTAGCTTATGATCAACATTCTCATCATTTAATATGTGATCCATAGCCGCAATATTGACTGGCTTATATCCGTTGTCCTCTACCTTAATCGTTACACGCTCACCCACTAGGGCAGCAGAAATCTGAATTTCTCCGTCTTCTCCCATCTGTTTCACGCCATGAATAATAGCATTTTCTATAAGCGGCTGTAATGATATTTTTGGAATACGTATGAGTTTAACTGCATCTGGTATGTCCCAGATCACATTGAATTTGTATGAGTATCTTTTCAATTGTAAATTGACGTATGCGCTCGCATGTTCCAACTCTTCCTCAAATCGAATGAGCTCACGCCCTTGACTGAGACCGATCTTCATCAGCTTAGATAGCTCTTTAATCATCTCTGAGGATTCCGAATTGCCTTCAAGCGTACTCTTCCAATAAATACTTTCTAACGTGTTGTATAATAAATGCGGATTGATCTGCTGATGTAGTAGTCGTAGCTGAGATTCTTTGGCCTTCAAGTCCATATGATACTTATAATGAATAAGCGAGTTAATTCTTCGTGCCATATCATACAATGCAGACATTAGTACCCCTACTTCATCGTGCCTGCGTTTTACAGGCGTCTCTGGAACAAGTTTACCTGGCTCATAGGATCGAACGAAACGCGCTAATCTCTGTAGCGGTGTCATGAGTGAGCTCCAGAAGTAAACTAGAACGATACAACCCAATACAATATAAGCAATGGTAATCAATTGAATGATTCTCTTAAGTTCGTTCTGTTGCTTAAGTAGCGATTGTACAGGAATTTGATAGATGAGCTTGTGCCCAACGCTCTCATTCTGACTCATAATATAGATAAAGTCCGATGTCATTACATCATTAGTACGATACGGATTATCAAGTAGGGACTCTTTATAAGGTGTTGGTCTGTTCGCTGCTTGAAGCTCGAGAGGTAATTCAAGCGTCTCTCCGTTTCTAATGGGTATTGTGGAGCTTAATATTCTATTAGAGGAATCTACATATGATATTACTCCTTCTGGAAGTGAGACCGAACGCAGTGATTCTGCGATCTTCATATCCATTTTGTTGGCCACAAGCACTCCTAAAAAACCATTTCCGTTTTTCACGTTGCCGACAGCCCTTATATAAGCTAACGTATCTATTTGATTTAACCCCAAAGTATATTTGATAATATCTATATAGCCATTACCTCGCTTGTTAATGGCATCATCGAACCAAACAGGTTTGTCGTTGTCAGAGAAAAAGTACACACCAGCTTGCTGTATTTGACGTTTAGGTGCGAAATAATAGTAATTATTCGGATCATATATGTATAATGAATAATAAACCGCCTCTCCCCCGTTCAATGAAATAGAGTAGCTTGTAAGCAATTTAGAAACATCATCATATTTCTTCAGCCGTTCCATGACTGTATCCTGCTCGCTTGGTATAAGTTTTTGCGTAATAGGATTTTGAATGATGGTCGCTGTAATTTTACTAACAGTATCAATATCTCTACTAATTAACGTATGATTTTGTTTAATTAGCTCTACATATGCATTCGTAACATGATTTTTAAGAAGTTTCTCCGCCTGATAATTTCCATACCAATGAAGTAAAAAGACCGGACTAACCATTAAAATAAACAATAACACCAGTTGTTGCTTCATATTAAGCTTAGTAAGTGGATTAAGCGGATTTCCGCGCATGACGGCTCCTCCTATTGATCGAGATTAATCGAATCATCTTGTTGAAAATAGATTTATAATAGTACTATAGCAAAAAAATAGCGCTTACAGTATAATCGTTTCTACGATATTTTAAGTTATCTATAGTATATTTCGTAGATATACACACATACATGTCTCAACAAGATAATCTACTTAGCGTACTGTAAAATCGCAATTGCAGCACGCTCACGTCGTTCAAAATCATCGGAATGCATTGCGTTTTTCAGGATAGTTAATGCTTGCTCTATCGTTTGGTAGTCTACTAAGTTTGCCTTTGCATAACCATTGTCCTTCTTATCATCTAACCAACTTTCCAGTAACTCTGGAGATACTAGTCTGTCCAATATAGAGATATTCGATTGTTGACTTACGAACGTTTGAAGCTCTTCAGATATTAGTTCTATTGGAACGCTCTTTAGCCACGTCACACCTCTACGGTGAGCGGTGTTTACTTCTTTATTCGATATGCCGTCCACATAGAAATAGTCTCCCAAATCTCCAATATGAACGAAGCCATCACTTTCCATTATTATATAATCCCCATCTTGTATCCTATAGACGAAGGTATGAATCTCCTCTATTTGTTGTATCCATTCTTCCTTCATCCCATCAATATCGTTCAATAAAAGTAGAGCTTTGCTTCTAAATTCTGCTTCACTAATGTTGCTTAAGCTCTTGAATTCTTTCCAACCAAAACTTACATAGTTTTCTTCCAAATAAATCTCCATAAGTCTAGTTCCATTAGAATCGTCCTTCATCTGAAATAATTGCATACACCACACCATCCCATCTAATTAATCAAAAAGGCGACTAAACATCAATTACATGAATGTATAGTCGCCTCGTGCTTCATTGCTACTGAGAAAATCATATGAAGTTTTCATTAACTTCAACTTTCAATTTTACAAATTAGATTATGTTAAGTCTACCTTTTTCAATAAATGTTTGTAAATAATATTTACTTTTAGTTACACGAATCGCTAACCAGCCTAGATGATTTATTAAAAACGTCCAGATCGAAAAATAGAATAGATAAGCACCACGAACATAAAAATCGTAACAGCAAAACCGATCTCGATAACTGGCATGCGCCACAATATAGATTTCGAGTGCATAATAGATGTTCCGACTATTAATCCACACATTACTATGCTTAATGCAAGCATTACAATACTGAAAGCTAGTCGATTACTTATTTGATCGAGTTTTTCTAGGAGCATAGTCACTTGAGGTGATTCCAAATCGATTTTAAATTTCCCATTGCTTAACATACGAGAAAGTTGCTTCAGATGAAGTGGAACCTCCTTAACTATATCAATATATTCCGGTATTTCCTCTGAAATATTTTTCAATATCCGCTTTGGATTTAACCTTTCCAACAACAGTTTTTTTCCAAATGGTTCAGCAATATCAAATATACTTATATCCGGATCAAGTGCAGTAACAACACCTTCCATCGTAAGTAAACATTTTCCAAGTAATGTTAGCTCCACCGGTATTTTAATTCGATGCTTATAGGCTACATTGAACAAGTCGCTAACAGCGGTTCCAATGCTAATACCATTAAGTGGTACATTGTAATACTTCTCCCTTAATTCATCGACATCACTATAGAGTAAGTTGTAATCTACTTCCTCTGGTACAACTCCCATTTGATTTATTGCTCTAATTACCCCTCTAGTACTTTGTTTTCTAAGAGCAATGACAAAAGTAGCAAAATGATGTTTCATGCTAGGTGAAAGTCGTCCGATCATACCGAAATCAATCATCGCTAATCTCCCATCAGGTAACGCCATTACATTTCCCGGATGAGGATCTCCATGAAAAATTCCTTCCACTAATATTTGATGGAAAATCGCATTCGTCATTCGCTTTGCAAGTAACTTTAAGTCTATTCCTTGCCGCTTAAGTTCCTCATCGTCTGATAAATTAACTCCATCTATATAAGCAGTTGTTAACAGTCGTTTTGTACTGTATTCCCGAAATACATTTGGTACATATAAAAAATCTAGGTTAGCGCTAAGTTCTACGAATTTTTCTGTATTACGCGCTTCCAACGTATAATCTAATTCTAGTAATAAAGCTACACTTAACTCTTCAACAATTTCTCTTAGTCGGTAATGTTTCGCCCACTCTACTGCTCCTTCCGTTAGTCTTGCCCAATCAATTAATATTTCAAGATCAGTTTCAATTAATCGCTCAATGTCTGGCCGTTGGATTTTGACTACGACTTCATTGCCATCTTTTAAAGTAGCTCTATGTACCTGTCCAATGGAAGCAGCTGCTAGCGGAGTTATCGAAAAATGCCTGAACAGACTTTCTATCGGAGCACCAAGTTCTTTCTCAATAATAGAAGCAGCTTCATTGTACGGAAATGGTTGTACATGATCTTGCAACGTTTCTAGCTCTTTTAATATTTCAGCGGGAATAAGATCAGGACGAGTACTCGCAATTTGGCCTAATTTTACAAAGGTAGGTCCTAGCTCCTCCAACAAGAGGCAGATTCTTTCACCGAGACTTTTCATATGCCATTCGTTCGTACTTTTGTTACGCGAGAAAATATTGCGACGCCTAGAACCTATTTCATCCGTTACTAATCCGAAACCATAACGTGCTATTGTCGAGGCTATAACCCGATATCGCATGACATGCCTAATCCTTTTTCCCTTCAAGCTCTCACCTCCATTGCTTCTTTTTATTTTAAAATGTTAAGTTTTACGATCGAGAATTCTCTAAATCTTCAATCCGCTTTTCCAATCTTTCAATATCGTCAAGCATAGCCACACGTTGTTCTTTTAATAACGATTGCACTCGATCCTGAACCATAGTTTCAATGCTTAATTTTGTTTCTTCACCCTTTTTGAGAAGTGTTTGAGCTAAATTTGCAGATTCTTCCTTACTGACTTGTCCTTTCTGTACAAGTTCATCAATCGTACTGTCGATTTTATCTTTACTAACAACTGCTAATCCTAACATTAATGATATTGCTTTATCTACTGAATCCTTTACCATAATAGCAACCCCTTTATCGTTAATAATAGTTAATTTACTTCATCATTACTCTAATTCAAATGCAACATAAATATTGGAACAACTTAGTTCTTATTCATTGTTTGTTATTTTGAAAAAACTATGCAAAAAAATACAATTTAGTGAAATAAAAAAACGATTATAATCCTATCAACCTATTGCGAATATCATGAACATAAAAGTCTTTTGGGATACTATTAAAACTTGGAATGTTTTGGTATATTTATATGAAGTATTTATATGAAGTATTTATATCATTGGGGGATATTGGTGTAGGAAGAGATTTAACGTCTGACACTAATATACAGGAGGACAAAATGAAGAGAATCAATCATTTCAAAAAATTGGTAATGGCATTATTAGTTGTTGTATTGGCAATATCTTTTCCGGTAACAAAAGACGCTTCCGCAGCAACCAATGCAATTACTGCTGTTATCGATGGAACCAAAGTGAACTTTTCAAATGATCCAATTATGAAAGATGGTACGACTTTAGTGCCATTCCGTGCAATTTTTGAAGCTTTACAATTAAAAGTAGGTTGGAATCAAGCAACACAAACAGCTACAGGATCAAATGATACTTTGAAAGTGGAGTTAGTGATGGGTTCTAAATCTGCTAAAGTTAACGGTAAGACAGTAAGTTTGGCTCAAGCGCCTTCAGTCATTAATGGATCAACTATGGTTCCACTTCGCTTTGTGGCAGAAGCTAGTGGGGCAGTCGTTTATTGGGATAATAAGAAACGTCATATTGATATTTTGTTCAATGAAGATATCAAATTCAACAAAGCTGCTTATTATAACGATACAGCATCATTAAGTGCTTGGCTGAAAAAAGGGAAAACGATCGAGCAAACGTACAACGGCCAAACGCCGTTAATCGCTGCAGCAAGCGGTAACTCATTAGATGCAGTCAAACTTTTGTTGTCAAACGGTGCAAACGTTGATGCAAGAACAGCAACCAACTGGACACCTCTATTATGGGCAGCATATCATGAGAATGATGCGATGATTAAAGAACTTCTCGATTATAACGCAGATAGCTCGTATACTGTCGGTTCTACCCAAGACCAGATCAAAGCCCAAAACAACTTGACTAACTATTTGAAATTCGGAAGTACATATTCTCCGCTTAATGGGGATATATATTTGCCTGTAGCGTGGGGAACAGAAGCAGATGTCGTAAAATCAAGACTTAAAGATTCCTACAATTATGGAGATACTGTCAATGGATCTTACAGACAGTATTACGAAACTTATCTGGAAAACGGATCATATGCTGATGCAATGTATACTTATAAAAATATGAAACTAACTAAAATTACTTATTTATCAACATATGAATACGGCGAATTTGATACTGCAATTGACGATTACCTCTACGAATTGAAAAGATACAAATCATTACACCGTTCTAATCTTAAATTTAACGAGATCTGGGGAGTTCCTTCAGATGAACAAGTCTATTCTAATGTGTATGGTGTAGATAGCTATGAAAAATACGAGACTGCACTTTGGTTAGATGATGTAGCTTTTACTGCATCTGAACTAAAGAATGGTATGAAATATACTATTAATTTATTTGCATATAATAACGGAGTCGCTCTTACCATTGAATATTCGAAATAACACGTTTGAGTAAAACAGAACTAGCCAGCGTTAGCCGATTAATATCGACTGACGCTGGCTATTCGAACTTCCTCTTCTATGCATTAATATTAAGCATAAAAATAACTGCTGTAACGGTAAATATACTAATTAATGTAGAAATAAATACTGCTTGTGACGCAAATTCCTTCTCATTATCGAATTCAACTGCGAGTAATACACTGCTTAACGAAGTAGGCACTGCAGAAGAAACGATTAAAGCTGCAGATGTTAATGGATCAAGATTCATTACACTTACAACTAACCATGCTAATACTGGGCCACCTATTAAGCGAAGTATACCAGCGATCGATACATCTATTGCAAGTGATTTGGAAATTTTCCATTCCATTTGTCCAAGTTGAACACCAAGCGTTAATAATGCCGTACCGATAAAGGCATCAGTAATATAATCGATCGGTGTTTGGATGGGAGCTGGAATAGGAATTTCAAACCCTCTCATTATAAATGCCAGCGGTATAACATAGATGACAGGCATAGAAAGAATCGTCTTCCATACTTCCTTCATACTAGTCTTGTGCGCATTTACACTGTATACGCCATAGGTATTCGGAATTAACGACTGCATCATCATAATAATAACTTGAATCCCTAACGTTTCTTTATTACCGGCAAACGCTAGTTGATTCAATGGTATGCCATAATTTGCACTGTTATAAAATAACACACTATTTTTCATCGCACTTTTCATCGTTGGACTGTAACCACGAAGACGCATAACAATCTCAACAACGATATATTGTAATATCATAAAAATGACAAAAAATAGTAATACTTTTCCGATAATGCTAACCGAGATGGCGGTTTCGTATACTAATGCAAAAATAATAGCTGGTGAGAACAAATAAAAGTTAAGTTTGGAAAGCGTCTTAATATCTAGATGAAAGATTTTCTCAAGCGTAATGCCTATGGCAATCATTATTGACATAGGCATTACGTTTTCTAATAAAATATGAAGAAAAATACTCATTACTATAGTATTCCTATTCTACATTATACGAAATAACCAATTCGTCTAATGATTTTCTCGGAGTTGGACCATTCACTTTATGGAATGATTCATCTAGTTGATCAATAGAACCAGGCTTACCGATTGCAATAACAACATGAGGGACGAAATTCTCAGGCATCGCTAACAATTGCTTCGCTTGTTCGCGATCATATCCACCCATCGCTCTTGTAGAAAGTCCTAGCATCTTCGCTTGAAACGCAATAGATGCCCATGCAGCACCAGAATCAAATGCATGATTATTGTTTGTTTTACCTTCAGGTAAAGAAGTATCCCCTGCAAGTAAAATATAAGCAGACGCTTTATGTGACCACACTGCATTACGAGGCAAAATAAATTGCTCGAATAAAGCTTTTTGTTCTGCAGTTGTAGCTACAAAGAAACGCCACGGTTGAAAATTATTAGCTGAAGGTGCATAGCTAGCTGCTTCAAGAATCGTATTCATTTCTTCCTCAGAAATCTCATATGGTTCAAAAGCTCGTGTGGACCAACGATTAATGAATAATGGACTTACCTCATGCTTTGGTTGACGGATAGCCAATGCTTCCTCATTGTAAGATGTAACGTTCTGTACTTCTATCTCTTTAATATGGTTCAAACTCATGTCTGTCTCCTCCTAAAACTTTTTGTTTACTTCTTGATGAACTACTTTGCTAACGAAAAGTTACTTCGCAAGCATAAGCTAACTTTTTGTTTACTTCTTGATGAACTACTTTGCTAACGAAAAATTACTTCGGAAGCTAATTAATTTAGTACTAAAACACTTTCCTTTTCATTATATCACCGGAATAAATGAATCAGCAATATGCCACAAACAGCAAGTATCATCCCAACGACTTCAAACTTAGTGAATGGTTCCCGTACAACAAACCTTGTATAGAGAAGAATGATGACAACATTTAACGCGATTACTGCTGATACGAGTCCAGTCTTACCTAATTGGAATGCTTGAAGGATAAGCATCATGCCAACCACAT includes:
- a CDS encoding response regulator, with translation MYNILIVDDEPLICEGLSGLLASTGISIKNIYIAHSGYEALDYLRTENIDLLVTDIQMGSMSGIELMQQARIIKPWVQVIVISAYETFQYAQLAIRLGAKDYLIKPLNNEQFLSSVRHVLLHIDKSVRDTEEMISELKEKFHMQEQLPGSTMLLNRLLLKDTEDRSKIISELSQLHGIDVNGPYYAVLKIKLNLELGGRDISEKDGLLLKYAVLNIVNELLDMEWDYQSFYSPEHEICIVMQWNEERYGDSSIDKVNQLEMIARSLHFNINKYLGFQCVIGISQILKGSDFLGEVHRQASKAIQWSREFKDHYVFYYGDFKWGIYTEEEPTNDEIAAQNNMIVERTSNYILQNYAQKGLTLNEVAQKNHVSPNYLSYLFKKKTGYNLWEYVIKLRMEESKRLILTTDLRRYEIAEQVGYESPEHFSKIFKKYYGISPSEMKK
- a CDS encoding histidine kinase, with product MRGNPLNPLTKLNMKQQLVLLFILMVSPVFLLHWYGNYQAEKLLKNHVTNAYVELIKQNHTLISRDIDTVSKITATIIQNPITQKLIPSEQDTVMERLKKYDDVSKLLTSYSISLNGGEAVYYSLYIYDPNNYYYFAPKRQIQQAGVYFFSDNDKPVWFDDAINKRGNGYIDIIKYTLGLNQIDTLAYIRAVGNVKNGNGFLGVLVANKMDMKIAESLRSVSLPEGVISYVDSSNRILSSTIPIRNGETLELPLELQAANRPTPYKESLLDNPYRTNDVMTSDFIYIMSQNESVGHKLIYQIPVQSLLKQQNELKRIIQLITIAYIVLGCIVLVYFWSSLMTPLQRLARFVRSYEPGKLVPETPVKRRHDEVGVLMSALYDMARRINSLIHYKYHMDLKAKESQLRLLHQQINPHLLYNTLESIYWKSTLEGNSESSEMIKELSKLMKIGLSQGRELIRFEEELEHASAYVNLQLKRYSYKFNVIWDIPDAVKLIRIPKISLQPLIENAIIHGVKQMGEDGEIQISAALVGERVTIKVEDNGYKPVNIAAMDHILNDENVDHKLGYGIRNIHQRFQLHFGNKFGLSYHRREKDGTTAILVLPATYEER
- a CDS encoding AarF/ABC1/UbiB kinase family protein, with protein sequence MKGKRIRHVMRYRVIASTIARYGFGLVTDEIGSRRRNIFSRNKSTNEWHMKSLGERICLLLEELGPTFVKLGQIASTRPDLIPAEILKELETLQDHVQPFPYNEAASIIEKELGAPIESLFRHFSITPLAAASIGQVHRATLKDGNEVVVKIQRPDIERLIETDLEILIDWARLTEGAVEWAKHYRLREIVEELSVALLLELDYTLEARNTEKFVELSANLDFLYVPNVFREYSTKRLLTTAYIDGVNLSDDEELKRQGIDLKLLAKRMTNAIFHQILVEGIFHGDPHPGNVMALPDGRLAMIDFGMIGRLSPSMKHHFATFVIALRKQSTRGVIRAINQMGVVPEEVDYNLLYSDVDELREKYYNVPLNGISIGTAVSDLFNVAYKHRIKIPVELTLLGKCLLTMEGVVTALDPDISIFDIAEPFGKKLLLERLNPKRILKNISEEIPEYIDIVKEVPLHLKQLSRMLSNGKFKIDLESPQVTMLLEKLDQISNRLAFSIVMLALSIVMCGLIVGTSIMHSKSILWRMPVIEIGFAVTIFMFVVLIYSIFRSGRF
- a CDS encoding stalk domain-containing protein; this translates as MKRINHFKKLVMALLVVVLAISFPVTKDASAATNAITAVIDGTKVNFSNDPIMKDGTTLVPFRAIFEALQLKVGWNQATQTATGSNDTLKVELVMGSKSAKVNGKTVSLAQAPSVINGSTMVPLRFVAEASGAVVYWDNKKRHIDILFNEDIKFNKAAYYNDTASLSAWLKKGKTIEQTYNGQTPLIAAASGNSLDAVKLLLSNGANVDARTATNWTPLLWAAYHENDAMIKELLDYNADSSYTVGSTQDQIKAQNNLTNYLKFGSTYSPLNGDIYLPVAWGTEADVVKSRLKDSYNYGDTVNGSYRQYYETYLENGSYADAMYTYKNMKLTKITYLSTYEYGEFDTAIDDYLYELKRYKSLHRSNLKFNEIWGVPSDEQVYSNVYGVDSYEKYETALWLDDVAFTASELKNGMKYTINLFAYNNGVALTIEYSK
- a CDS encoding AEC family transporter, coding for MSIFLHILLENVMPMSIMIAIGITLEKIFHLDIKTLSKLNFYLFSPAIIFALVYETAISVSIIGKVLLFFVIFMILQYIVVEIVMRLRGYSPTMKSAMKNSVLFYNSANYGIPLNQLAFAGNKETLGIQVIIMMMQSLIPNTYGVYSVNAHKTSMKEVWKTILSMPVIYVIPLAFIMRGFEIPIPAPIQTPIDYITDAFIGTALLTLGVQLGQMEWKISKSLAIDVSIAGILRLIGGPVLAWLVVSVMNLDPLTSAALIVSSAVPTSLSSVLLAVEFDNEKEFASQAVFISTLISIFTVTAVIFMLNINA
- a CDS encoding nitroreductase family protein, whose product is MSLNHIKEIEVQNVTSYNEEALAIRQPKHEVSPLFINRWSTRAFEPYEISEEEMNTILEAASYAPSANNFQPWRFFVATTAEQKALFEQFILPRNAVWSHKASAYILLAGDTSLPEGKTNNNHAFDSGAAWASIAFQAKMLGLSTRAMGGYDREQAKQLLAMPENFVPHVVIAIGKPGSIDQLDESFHKVNGPTPRKSLDELVISYNVE